In one Tripterygium wilfordii isolate XIE 37 chromosome 22, ASM1340144v1, whole genome shotgun sequence genomic region, the following are encoded:
- the LOC119992216 gene encoding protein RBL-like isoform X2: MNVPIIDPLQGDFPEVIDEFLALENGVMKCVAFNRRGMLLAAGCADGRCIIWDFETRVVAKQLQDKDCAAAITSVCWSKYGHRILVSAADKSLTLWDVASGEKITRIILQQTPLQARLDPGSAAPSICLACPLSSAPMIVDLNTGSTTLLPVTVPDLEDGALAPSRNKLADGVSPPLTPTAACFNKYGDLVYVGNSKGEILIVDHKINQVLAVVPISGGAVIKNIVFSRNGQYLLTNSNDRTIRIYENLLPLKGGLRSLDDLKKTIDEPDVVEKMKGVGSKCLILFREFQDSITKMHWKAPCFSGDGEWVISGSASKGEHKIYIWDRLGRLVKILDGPKEALIDLAWHPVHPVIVSVSLGGVVYIWSKEYTENWSAFAPDFKELEENEEYVEREDEFDLNPRDEKVKESDVDEDDEIDIMTMDNDDFSDSDMSHEELCYLPASPCPDIPEHQDKFVGISSKLLDSNHSGSPFSEAGQDDQAMNRATSPLEDFRSLGGSSLCLEEGLCFLGNGLAMK; the protein is encoded by the exons ATGAACGTTCCGATAATTG ATCCCCTGCAAGGGGATTTCCCGGAGGTGATAGATGAATTCCTGGCCCTGGAGAATGGGGTCATGAAATGCGTGGCCTTTAATCGCCGTGGCATGCTACTCGCTG CTGGATGTGCTGATGGAAGGTGCATTATCTGGGATTTTGAAACGAGGGTAGTTGCAAAGCAGCTTCAGGATAAAGACTGTGCTGCTGCCATAACAAGTGTATGCTGGTCGAAGTACGGACATCGTATCCTTGTATCAGCTGCTGACAAGTCATTAACACTTTGGGACGTGGCCAGCGGAGAGAAGATTACGCGCATTATCCTACAGCAAACTCCACTACAGGCCCGTCTGGATCCTGGTTCGGCTGCTCCATCTATTTGCCTGGCATGCCCACTCTCATCTGCACCCATGATTGTAGACTTGAACACAGGAAGCACAACTTTGCTTCCAGTTACAGTTCCTGACTTGGAAGATGGTGCCTTGGCTCCATCACGCAATAAACTTGCAGATGGAGTTTCTCCTCCTTTGACACCCACTGCTGCATGCTTCAACAAGTACGGTGATCTGGTTTATGTGGGTAACTCCAAAGGTGAAATACTTATAGTagatcacaaaatcaatcaagtTCTTGCGGTGGTCCCGATTTCTGGAGGTGCtgttataaaaaatattgtgTTCAGCAGAAATGGTCAATACCTCCTCACAAATTCAAATGATCGAACAATCAGGATCTATGAAAATCTTCTGCCTCTGAAAGGCGGACTTAGATCTCTTGATGACCTGAAAAAGACCATTGACGAGCCAGATGTCGTTGAGAAGATGAAGGGTGTAGGATCAAAATGCTTAATTCTTTTCAGGGAATTTCAAGATTCTATTACAAAGATGCATTGGAAAGCGCCTTGTTTCAGTGGTGATGGGGAGTGGGTTATTAGTGGCTCTGCTAGCAAAGGAGAGCATAAGATCTACATATGGGATAGACTTGGCCGTCTCGTGAAAATACTTGATGGTCCAAAGGAAGCATTGATTGATTTGGCATGGCATCCTGTTCACCCTGTCATTGTCTCTGTTTCTTTGGGTGGTGTGGTTTATATTTGGTCTAAAGAGTATACTGAGAACTGGAGTGCATTTGCTCCGGATTTCAAAGAGCTTGAAGAAAATGAGGAATATGTAGAACGGGAGGATGAATTTGATCTGAATCCTAGAGatgaaaag GTTAAAGAGTCGGAtgttgatgaagatgatgaaattGATATCATGACAATGGACAACGATGATTTCAGTGATTCTGATATGTCACATGAAGAACTCTGCTATTTGCCTGCCAGCCCTTGCCCTGAcattccagagcatcaagacAAGTTTGTAGGAATTTCTTCGAAGTTGTTGGACAGTAATCATTCTGGATCTCCCTTTTCTGAGGCTGGACAGGATGACCAGGCAATGAACCGTGCAACAAGTCCACTTGAAG ATTTTAGAAGTTTGGGAGGATCCTCTTTATGTCTCGAAGAAGGCCTGTGCTTCTTAGGGAATGGTCTTGCCATGAAGTGA
- the LOC119992244 gene encoding protein RBL-like: protein MKCVAFNRRGTLLAAGCADGRCIIWNFGKLVIAKELHDEQCASMITSISWSKYGYQILVSAIDKSLTIWDVSSGEKINRIILPETPMQAHLHPRSSAPSICLVCPVSMSSAPAIVDLNTGSRTFLPVTVLDKGKQVLTSAHKKITGVSAIAACFNKYGDLVYVGNSNGEILIIDYKSNQVQAMVPVSGGVIIRNIVFSRNGQYLLTNSYDRTIRIYENLLPLKDELGTVEELKKTIDVPHGIEKMKLVGSKCLRLLKEFQEPAKQLHFKAACFSNDGELVISGSASKEDHDIYIWNQLGDIVRILDGPKEGLIDWAWHPVCSVIVSVSWGGVVYVWSPEYAEKWSAFAPDFEGLEENVEYVERKDEFDLNPRDEEVKESDVTAEDDEVDILTMEKDDFSDSDMSQEELCYLPITPSPDKCAGTSSKLIDNNHSGSPCSVEAGQNNHGMNHASSPLAVVDAFLEEGAVAAPLKRKRSPSEKGWEMRSSHSKTP, encoded by the exons ATGAAATGTGTCGCCTTCAATCGCCGGGGAACTCTCCTTGCCG CGGGATGTGCTGATGGAAGGTGCATTATCTGGAATTTTGGGAAATTGGTAATTGCAAAGGAGCTTCATGATGAACAGTGTGCTTCTATGATAACAAGCATCTCTTGGTCCAAATATGGATATCAAATTCTTGTGTCAGCTATTGACAAGTCCTTAACAATTTGGGATGTCTCGAGTGGGGAGAAGATTAATCGTATTATTCTTCCCGAAACCCCGATGCAAGCTCATCTGCATCCTCGTTCTTCTGCTCCATCCATTTGCTTGGTATGCCCTGTCTCAATGTCATCTGCACCTGCAATTGTAGATTTAAACACTGGAAGCCGAACTTTTCTTCCAGTTACAGTTCTGGACAAGGGCAAACAAGTTTTGACTTCAGCACACAAAAAAATTACTGGTGTTTCGGCAATTGCTGCATGCTTCAATAAGTATGGAGACCTGGTTTATGTGGGTAACTCCAATGGTGAAATACTTATAATAGATTACAAAAGCAATCAAGTACAAGCCATGGTCCCTGTGTCTGGAGGTGTTATTATCAGAAACATTGTGTTCAGTAGAAATGGTCAATACCTACTCACGAATTCATATGATCGAACAATCAGGATCTATGAAAATCTTCTGCCTTTGAAAGACGAACTTGGAACTGTTGAGGAACTGAAGAAGACCATTGATGTGCCTCATGGCATTGAGAAGATGAAACTTGTAGGATCCAAATGCTTAAGACTTTTAAAGGAATTTCAAGAGCCTGCTAAACAATTACATTTTAAAGCGGCTTGTTTCAGCAATGATGGGGAGCTTGTGATTAGTGGCTCTGCTAGTAAAGAAGATCATGATATCTACATATGGAACCAGCTAGGAGATATCGTGAGAATCCTTGATGGTCCAAAGGAAGGGCTGATTGATTGGGCATGGCATCCGGTTTGCTCTGTTATTGTCTCTGTTTCGTGGGGTGGTGTGGTGTATGTCTGGTCTCCAGAGTATGCTGAGAAATGGAGTGCATTTGCTCCGGATTTTGAAGGGCTAGAGGAAAATGTGGAATATGTAGAACGCAAAGATGAATTTGATCTGAATCCTAGGGATGAAGAG GTCAAAGAATCTGATGTCACTGCTGAAGATGATGAAGTTGATATTCTGACAATGGAGAAGGACGATTTCAGTGATTCGGATATGTCACAGGAAGAACTCTGTTATTTGCCCATCACTCCTTCCCCGGACAAGTGTGCAGGAACGTCTTCAAAGTTGATAGACAATAATCATTCTGGATCTCCTTGTTCAGTGGAGGCTGGACAGAACAACCACGGAATGAACCATGCATCAAGTCCACTTGCAG TCGTTGATGCTTTTCTTGAAGAGGGCGCGGTAGCAGCTCCGCTGAAGAGAAAAAGGAGTCCCTCAGAGAAGGGGTGGGAGATGCGTAGTTCACATTCAAAAACCCCTTGA
- the LOC119992216 gene encoding protein RBL-like isoform X1 encodes MNVPIIDPLQGDFPEVIDEFLALENGVMKCVAFNRRGMLLAAGCADGRCIIWDFETRVVAKQLQDKDCAAAITSVCWSKYGHRILVSAADKSLTLWDVASGEKITRIILQQTPLQARLDPGSAAPSICLACPLSSAPMIVDLNTGSTTLLPVTVPDLEDGALAPSRNKLADGVSPPLTPTAACFNKYGDLVYVGNSKGEILIVDHKINQVLAVVPISGGAVIKNIVFSRNGQYLLTNSNDRTIRIYENLLPLKGGLRSLDDLKKTIDEPDVVEKMKGVGSKCLILFREFQDSITKMHWKAPCFSGDGEWVISGSASKGEHKIYIWDRLGRLVKILDGPKEALIDLAWHPVHPVIVSVSLGGVVYIWSKEYTENWSAFAPDFKELEENEEYVEREDEFDLNPRDEKVKESDVDEDDEIDIMTMDNDDFSDSDMSHEELCYLPASPCPDIPEHQDKFVGISSKLLDSNHSGSPFSEAGQDDQAMNRATSPLEEDTGATRLKRKRKPSEKGLELQGTFRKPSKPGKTTSRSSKAKNKIAASQDLGNGEYEDDDSD; translated from the exons ATGAACGTTCCGATAATTG ATCCCCTGCAAGGGGATTTCCCGGAGGTGATAGATGAATTCCTGGCCCTGGAGAATGGGGTCATGAAATGCGTGGCCTTTAATCGCCGTGGCATGCTACTCGCTG CTGGATGTGCTGATGGAAGGTGCATTATCTGGGATTTTGAAACGAGGGTAGTTGCAAAGCAGCTTCAGGATAAAGACTGTGCTGCTGCCATAACAAGTGTATGCTGGTCGAAGTACGGACATCGTATCCTTGTATCAGCTGCTGACAAGTCATTAACACTTTGGGACGTGGCCAGCGGAGAGAAGATTACGCGCATTATCCTACAGCAAACTCCACTACAGGCCCGTCTGGATCCTGGTTCGGCTGCTCCATCTATTTGCCTGGCATGCCCACTCTCATCTGCACCCATGATTGTAGACTTGAACACAGGAAGCACAACTTTGCTTCCAGTTACAGTTCCTGACTTGGAAGATGGTGCCTTGGCTCCATCACGCAATAAACTTGCAGATGGAGTTTCTCCTCCTTTGACACCCACTGCTGCATGCTTCAACAAGTACGGTGATCTGGTTTATGTGGGTAACTCCAAAGGTGAAATACTTATAGTagatcacaaaatcaatcaagtTCTTGCGGTGGTCCCGATTTCTGGAGGTGCtgttataaaaaatattgtgTTCAGCAGAAATGGTCAATACCTCCTCACAAATTCAAATGATCGAACAATCAGGATCTATGAAAATCTTCTGCCTCTGAAAGGCGGACTTAGATCTCTTGATGACCTGAAAAAGACCATTGACGAGCCAGATGTCGTTGAGAAGATGAAGGGTGTAGGATCAAAATGCTTAATTCTTTTCAGGGAATTTCAAGATTCTATTACAAAGATGCATTGGAAAGCGCCTTGTTTCAGTGGTGATGGGGAGTGGGTTATTAGTGGCTCTGCTAGCAAAGGAGAGCATAAGATCTACATATGGGATAGACTTGGCCGTCTCGTGAAAATACTTGATGGTCCAAAGGAAGCATTGATTGATTTGGCATGGCATCCTGTTCACCCTGTCATTGTCTCTGTTTCTTTGGGTGGTGTGGTTTATATTTGGTCTAAAGAGTATACTGAGAACTGGAGTGCATTTGCTCCGGATTTCAAAGAGCTTGAAGAAAATGAGGAATATGTAGAACGGGAGGATGAATTTGATCTGAATCCTAGAGatgaaaag GTTAAAGAGTCGGAtgttgatgaagatgatgaaattGATATCATGACAATGGACAACGATGATTTCAGTGATTCTGATATGTCACATGAAGAACTCTGCTATTTGCCTGCCAGCCCTTGCCCTGAcattccagagcatcaagacAAGTTTGTAGGAATTTCTTCGAAGTTGTTGGACAGTAATCATTCTGGATCTCCCTTTTCTGAGGCTGGACAGGATGACCAGGCAATGAACCGTGCAACAAGTCCACTTGAAG AGGACACGGGAGCAACACGGttgaagagaaaaaggaaacccTCAGAGAAGGGGCTGGAATTGCAGGGCACCTTCAGGAAACCTTCGAAACCTGGGAAAACAACGTCAAgatcatcaaaagcaaagaacaAAATTGCAGCTAGCCAGGATTTGGGAAATGGTGAATATGAAGACGATGACTCTGATTGA
- the LOC119991918 gene encoding E3 ubiquitin-protein ligase KEG-like, which produces MADQIKAAMPEASFEFELLERDPDHLRTVVAMPNQTRPLIDHASLKLKHRIGRGPFGDVWLATHHQSADDFYEYHEVAVKMLHPLRDDHAQTFVDRFEELFFKCREIQGVCWLHGISIINGKIGIAMKFYEGSLDDRIAWLKGGKLQLSHVLRYGIDLAKVIRALHSVRFLVLNLKPSNFLLDEHDQLILGDFGIPYLLRGIPLLDSDMVLRLGTPNYMAPEQWEPEVRGPISFETDAWGFGCSIIEMLTGVQPWFGRSLEEIYQTVVIRKEKPDIPSGLPPALENVIKGCFEYDIRNRPQMADIMHAFESSQTAVFSDGGWSGLGSRGLTERSNGKGYTAWYLLKDCLQVGDMVRSRKPLNGCKPQTPVIPEGIVVGLDIGADKSDFVLVKISRLHNPLRVQASTLERVTSGFSAGDWVRLKEEKSKHSPMGIIHSMQRDGSATVGFLGLDTLWTGNSSELEMAKAYYVGQFVRLKANVFTPRFEWPRKRGGAWATGRISEILPNGCLVVRFPGRLVFGEEANFFLADPAEVEHVSFDTCAGMVGKYQHVEDFHWALRPFAITLSLYAAVKLSISIGRNVNAKLKKGRRNTSSGVDREGHAGRNAVWLPPPVANIIFKEGVPTASAR; this is translated from the exons ATGGCTGACCAGATTAAAGCAGCTATGCCAGAAGCTTCTTTTGAGTTCGAACTTCTAGAAAGGGATCCTGACCACCTTAGAACTGTTGTTGCTATGCCTAACCAGACTAGGCCATTGATTGACCATGCATCTTTGAAACTTAAGCACAGGATTGGTCGAGGCCCCTTTGGTGATGTTTGGTTGGCAACTCATCATCAGTCAGCTGATGATTTTTATGAGTATCATGAAGTGGCTGTGAAAATGTTACATCCATTGAGGGATGATCACGCCCAAACATTTGTGGATAGGTTCGAAGAATTATTTTTCAAGTGCCGAGAAATCCAAGGTGTTTGTTGGCTGCATGGTATCTCAATTATTAATGGGAAG ATCGGCATTGCCATGAAATTCTATGAGGGCTCATTGGACGATAGAATTGCTTGGTTGAAAGGGGGCAAACTTCAATTGTCTCATGTTTTAAG ATATGGGATCGATTTGGCAAAAGTAATCCGAGCACTACACTCGGTTCGTTTTCTTGTGCTGAACCTTAAACCTTCTAATTTCCTTCTTGATGAGCATGATCAACTGATCCTGGGAGATTTCGGGATTCCTTATCTACTTCGTGGGATTCCACTTCTTGATTCTGATATGGTTCTTAGACTTGGAACTCCTAACTACATGGCTCCAGAGCAGTGGGAACCGGAAGTTAGGGGTCCTATATCTTTTGAAACTGATGCATGGGGTTTTGGATGTAGCATAATAGAGATGTTGACTGGTGTGCAACCCTGGTTTGGGAGATCACTGGAAGAAATTTATCAGACAGTTGTTATAAGAAAAGAGAAACCCGATATTCCGAGTGGTCTGCCTCCTGCATTGGAGAATGTTATTAAGGGTTGCTTTGAATATGATATTCGGAATCGACCTCAGATGGCTGATATTATGCATGCATTTGAAAG CTCTCAGACTGCTGTTTTTAGTGATGGAGGATGGAGTGGACTAGGAAGTAGAGGACTTACAGAAAGGTCAAATGGCAAGGGTTATACTGCCTGGTACCTCTTAAAAGATTGTCTTCAAGTGGGCGATATGGTCCGTTCAAGAAAGCCTCTCAATGGATGCAAACCACAGACCCCAGTCATCCCTGAAGGAATTGTGGTTGGTTTGGATATTGGTGCTGATAAAAGTGATTTTGTTCTGGTGAAGATCTCCAGATTGCACAATCCTTTAAGAGTGCAGGCATCAACACTTGAGAGGGTCACATCTGGGTTTTCAGCTGGGGATTGGGTGCGCTTGAAGGAGGAAAAAAGCAAGCACTCTCCCATGGGCATTATACATTCCATGCAGCGAGATGGAAGTGCAACAGTTGGATTCCTTGGGTTAGACACTCTCTGGACAGGAAACTCTTCTGAGCTTGAAATGGCCAAAGCTTATTATGTGGGGCAGTTTGTAAGgctgaaagcaaatgtgttcACTCCCCGATTTGAGTGGCCTCGCAAGAGGGGAGGAGCTTGGGCCACAGGTAGGATTTCAGAAATACTACCTAATGGGTGTCTTGTAGTAAGATTTCCGGGGAGGCTTGTATTTGGAGAAGAGGCCAACTTCTTCTTAGCAGATCCTGCTGAAGTCGAACATGTGTCTTTCGATACTTGTGCTGGGATGGTAGGGAAGTATCAGCATGTTGAAGATTTTCACTGGGCTTTGAGGCCATTTGCTATTACATTGAGCTTATATGCAGCTGTTAAACTTAGCATATCTATTGGCCGAAATGTAAATGCAAAACTGAAGAAGGGTCGCCGAAATACGAGTTCCGGTGTTGACCGGGAGGGCCATGCTGGCAGGAATGCTGTTTGGCTTCCACCCCCAGTTGCTAATATCATTTTTAAAGAAGGTGTTCCTACTGCTTCTGCCCGTTAA
- the LOC119990502 gene encoding uncharacterized protein LOC119990502 — protein MSAAVCGSKRSFFDDLPSPSSPPSVSKKLRRFSSSSPPPILLSPPSLLDQLRSIFPLMEPQLLERALDECRNDLDTAVKSLRELGLGSLDDKLGSAIESGATLEKEKLTNGGDPAASVNNLPVDGAGWVDLFVREMQTATTLDDARARASSLLEILEKSICHKAGEEVAQSFQKESMMLKEQIEVVIRENTILKRAVAIQHERQKEFEDRNREVQHLKQLVSQYQEQLRTLEVNNYALTMHLRQSQQSSPVIGRFNPDVF, from the exons ATGTCTGCGGCTGTGTGCGGTAGCAAGAGATCGTTCTTTGACGACCTCCCTTCTCCGTCGTCACCTCCATCGGTTTCCAAGAAGCTTCGTCGCTTCTCGTCTTCATCGCCTCCTCCAAttctcttgtctcctccttctCTTCTTGATCAGCTCCGTTCTATATTCCCTCTCATGGAGCCCCAG CTTCTTGAGAGAGCATTGGATGAGTGTAGAAATGATCTAGACACTGCAGTCAAAAGCCTGCGTGAGCTTGGCTTGGGGTCCTTAGATGATAAGTTGGGTTCTGCTATAGAATCAGGTGCAACTTTGGAGAAAG aaaaatTGACCAATGGTGGAGATCCGGCTGCGTCTGTGAACAACCTTCCTGTGGATGGTGCTGGATGGGTGGACTTGTTTGTGAGGGAAATGCAAACTGCTACTACTCTGGATGATGCTAGAGCTCGTGCGTCAAGTCTGCTGGAGATACTTGAAAAATCCATCTGTCACAAAGCTGGTGAAGAAGTGGCCCAAAGTTTTCAGAAG GAGAGTATGATGCTGAAGGAGCAAATTGAAGTGGTGATCCGAGAGAATACAATACTCAAACGTGCTGTGGCTATTCAGCATGAACGGCAAAAAGAGTTTGAGGATAGGAACAGGGAGGTCCAGCACTTGAAGCAGTTAGTGTCTCAGTATCAGGAGCAGCTGAGAACTCTTGAG GTAAACAATTATGCCTTGACGATGCATTTGAGACAGTCCCAGCAAAGCAGCCCCGTCATTGGACGATTCAATCCTGATGTATTTTAA